In the Sulfolobales archaeon genome, one interval contains:
- a CDS encoding DUF2283 domain-containing protein, which produces MNEEKNRKTYIVEDPEKIWFEYDRQSDTLYIHMGSEEEPEETILVGEDIIIAVKNNRIISLTVLNFTRRIGIEF; this is translated from the coding sequence TTGAACGAGGAGAAGAACAGAAAAACATATATAGTAGAAGATCCTGAGAAGATATGGTTTGAATATGATAGACAGAGCGATACACTCTACATTCACATGGGATCTGAAGAAGAACCCGAGGAGACAATACTGGTAGGAGAAGATATAATAATAGCTGTGAAGAACAATAGAATAATATCACTCACAGTATTAAACTTCACTCGTAGAATAGGAATCGAGTTCTGA
- a CDS encoding ABC transporter permease subunit yields the protein MSLSPIIYDLRRSILRISTIMLLLLALLAGVGLTYLLKVSLLQGGVALEDVNFIGALAVGLDRSYLLGAVFNKNGEPLSSVRAELYLGSSRILETFSNDSGLIYAELNTRDLMKEIMSQAPIPLQTPASPTAFATPTLYLSKDSANITVTGVLYTSAGDNRSMPLVIFRWASGYLPLSASYPKIQEGLPYTYLDSMILAVDSKGIKSMVFGFSFDGGSIRPLTDPLYYNISKTSLNMSIMIGAPIAGPARASPNVFVLQTPNINLSEISLQYYGNLRGFWSEVYLKAPEDLMRDLRYGVVIIDVNKSSADQNTLIISFNSVSPITAAATGTLSSSIAIIMMLFTISVVYLSNQLMARPRSSGELEFILSKPITRRDLFINRYVAQLVSLAIMTLLFTVVFQISTTVFLGFSYDALTLVYLYASVMLALAGFLSLIYSIATSLRSGMYMGLAILLYMILVIFWDAIMFLLAFTVFGISSLQDIQDFTSRSLYFNPRIATRFFVELAQNHIIGTQLSLDPLYVAISIASWIFIPPILAYIRFRRIPLYT from the coding sequence ATGAGCTTATCTCCTATCATATATGATCTCAGGAGGTCTATTCTGAGAATATCAACAATAATGCTACTACTACTAGCATTACTAGCAGGAGTAGGATTAACATATCTACTGAAAGTATCTCTACTTCAAGGAGGAGTAGCTCTTGAGGATGTGAACTTCATAGGAGCTCTAGCCGTAGGATTAGATAGATCGTATCTGTTAGGAGCTGTCTTTAATAAGAATGGAGAGCCTTTGAGTAGTGTAAGAGCAGAACTATACCTAGGTAGCTCAAGAATTCTAGAGACTTTTTCTAATGATAGCGGACTCATATATGCAGAGCTTAACACAAGAGATCTTATGAAAGAGATCATGAGCCAAGCACCTATACCCCTGCAAACCCCGGCATCTCCTACAGCTTTTGCCACACCAACATTATATCTTTCGAAAGACTCCGCTAATATTACTGTGACAGGAGTTCTCTACACCTCTGCGGGAGATAACAGAAGCATGCCTCTAGTTATCTTCAGATGGGCTAGCGGCTATCTGCCTCTCTCAGCTTCATATCCAAAGATCCAGGAGGGTTTGCCCTACACGTATCTAGATTCTATGATACTAGCCGTAGATAGCAAGGGTATCAAATCTATGGTCTTCGGATTCTCATTCGATGGAGGTTCTATCAGACCTCTTACAGATCCTCTCTATTATAATATATCGAAAACATCTCTGAACATGAGCATCATGATCGGAGCTCCAATAGCAGGACCTGCTAGAGCTTCTCCAAATGTTTTCGTACTTCAAACTCCTAATATTAATCTTAGTGAGATCTCTCTGCAATACTATGGAAATCTCAGAGGTTTCTGGAGTGAAGTTTATCTGAAAGCTCCCGAAGATCTTATGAGAGATCTGAGATATGGTGTGGTGATTATAGATGTAAATAAATCATCTGCAGATCAGAATACTCTTATAATAAGCTTCAACTCGGTTTCTCCGATAACTGCTGCCGCCACAGGAACTCTGTCTTCATCAATAGCTATTATAATGATGCTTTTCACAATATCAGTCGTATATCTCTCGAATCAACTTATGGCGAGACCTAGGTCTTCTGGAGAACTTGAGTTCATACTTTCAAAACCTATTACTAGAAGAGATCTTTTTATAAATAGATATGTAGCTCAGCTGGTTTCACTCGCTATAATGACTCTACTCTTCACAGTAGTCTTCCAGATCTCAACTACAGTTTTCCTAGGCTTCTCATACGATGCTCTAACACTTGTCTATCTGTACGCGTCAGTGATGCTGGCACTCGCAGGATTTCTATCACTGATCTACTCTATAGCAACTTCTCTAAGATCGGGTATGTACATGGGTCTTGCCATATTACTCTATATGATACTAGTGATATTCTGGGATGCGATCATGTTCCTACTAGCTTTCACAGTATTCGGAATCTCTAGTCTTCAGGATATTCAGGATTTCACCAGTAGAAGTCTCTACTTTAATCCTAGAATAGCTACGAGATTTTTCGTGGAGCTTGCTCAGAATCATATAATAGGCACTCAGCTGAGTCTAGATCCCTTGTATGTTGCCATATCTATAGCATCCTGGATCTTCATTCCTCCAATCCTAGCATATATCAGGTTCAGAAGAATACCTCTCTACACATAG
- a CDS encoding helix-turn-helix domain-containing protein, whose translation MSEYIIEMLGKRIAGDIVWSSDIASSLRKWRTIFKVSQSELARMLNIAPSVINSYEKGKRIPGARFVRKYVEALIKIDSERGWTVARELMKSFNINIQAIIDMGEFDIPVNLDELISAVRGLVLNSIFIPKQLYGYTLIDSIEAIKNLSGNEFWQIMGMTSERALVFTKVAAGRSPMIAVRVAPVKPAAVVLHGTKRVDPLALVLADKEAIPLILSTYESVEELARGLRDLRYKLSRLL comes from the coding sequence ATGAGTGAGTATATAATTGAAATGCTGGGCAAGAGAATCGCAGGAGATATAGTTTGGAGCAGTGACATAGCATCATCACTTAGAAAGTGGAGAACTATATTCAAAGTCTCCCAGAGTGAGCTGGCTAGAATGCTTAACATAGCTCCTAGCGTTATAAACAGCTATGAGAAGGGTAAGAGGATTCCAGGAGCTAGATTTGTAAGAAAATATGTAGAAGCTCTGATAAAGATAGATTCTGAGAGAGGATGGACTGTAGCTAGAGAGCTTATGAAAAGCTTTAACATAAATATCCAAGCTATAATCGACATGGGAGAATTCGACATACCTGTAAACCTTGACGAGCTCATCTCAGCTGTGAGAGGTCTAGTTCTAAACTCGATATTCATACCAAAACAACTCTACGGATACACACTTATAGATTCTATCGAAGCTATAAAGAATCTCTCTGGAAACGAGTTCTGGCAGATAATGGGTATGACTAGCGAGAGAGCATTAGTCTTCACAAAAGTAGCTGCAGGAAGATCTCCTATGATTGCCGTGAGAGTAGCTCCTGTAAAACCAGCCGCGGTAGTTCTCCACGGAACTAAGAGGGTAGACCCTCTAGCTCTAGTTCTCGCGGATAAAGAAGCTATACCACTGATCCTTTCCACCTATGAAAGCGTTGAAGAACTAGCTAGAGGACTTAGAGATCTCAGATATAAACTCTCTAGACTTCTATAG
- a CDS encoding electron transfer flavoprotein subunit alpha/FixB family protein, translating into MSLESRLLPATPDLEGYKDAWGFIEFIEGELFEVSLETLGAAAKVARKIGMRVGAVVLGHKIPRELLQDLIYRGADYVVYADHPELEHYNPIAYTEVMYQIASRYRPWALFFMADDLGRDLGPRVAYKLNTGMAADCIDFDVKDYEFKLAGKTFKNLLAQIRPAAIWIAEIYTPRHRPQIAGVRPGYFKPPQRDTSRSGDIIRFDPEIPEEVKRFRVINVEKLPETRDPLVEADLIVSLGMGILRRPSGEPDPVKAYETARELAEYIGRKLGVRTALGASRALIHAELKELEGRIKHDMQIGQTGKAVSPKIYIACGISGAVQHKVGMQASENIIAINIDPNAPIFEIATHVIVEDLYDALPKIIQALKKKLGE; encoded by the coding sequence ATGTCTCTCGAATCAAGACTTCTACCTGCAACACCTGATCTAGAAGGTTATAAAGATGCATGGGGCTTCATAGAGTTCATTGAAGGAGAGTTGTTCGAGGTAAGTCTCGAAACCTTAGGTGCTGCGGCTAAAGTTGCTAGGAAGATAGGTATGAGAGTTGGAGCGGTAGTTCTAGGACATAAGATCCCTAGAGAGCTTCTTCAAGACCTGATCTATAGAGGTGCCGACTATGTTGTATACGCGGATCATCCGGAACTCGAGCATTACAATCCCATAGCATATACAGAGGTTATGTACCAGATAGCGTCTAGATACAGGCCTTGGGCTCTCTTCTTCATGGCAGACGATCTAGGAAGAGATCTAGGTCCTAGAGTTGCGTACAAGCTTAATACTGGGATGGCAGCTGATTGTATAGATTTTGATGTGAAAGACTATGAGTTCAAGCTAGCTGGAAAGACTTTCAAGAATCTTCTTGCTCAGATAAGACCTGCCGCTATATGGATTGCAGAGATATACACACCCAGACACAGACCTCAGATAGCTGGTGTTAGACCTGGCTACTTTAAACCTCCTCAGAGGGATACCAGTAGAAGTGGTGATATAATAAGATTTGATCCCGAGATACCTGAGGAGGTTAAGAGGTTTAGAGTTATAAATGTTGAGAAACTTCCGGAGACTAGAGATCCTTTGGTTGAAGCTGATCTAATAGTAAGTCTTGGAATGGGGATTCTAAGAAGACCTTCTGGAGAACCTGATCCTGTTAAAGCTTATGAGACAGCTAGAGAGTTGGCGGAGTATATAGGTAGAAAGCTTGGTGTGAGAACAGCTTTAGGAGCTTCAAGAGCTCTGATACATGCAGAGCTTAAAGAGCTTGAAGGCAGGATAAAACATGATATGCAGATCGGTCAGACGGGAAAAGCTGTATCACCGAAGATCTATATCGCGTGTGGTATAAGCGGTGCTGTGCAGCATAAGGTTGGTATGCAGGCTTCTGAGAATATAATAGCTATAAATATAGATCCTAATGCTCCTATATTCGAAATAGCAACACATGTAATAGTTGAGGATTTATATGATGCTCTTCCAAAGATCATACAGGCTCTTAAGAAGAAGCTAGGAGAGTAG
- a CDS encoding PHP-associated domain-containing protein, whose protein sequence is MRFKADLQIHTVCSDGKSTGEDVVRHALIKGVRIVAPTDHNTFKGYKIVREAVEKINASMIVIAGNEVRTDLGELIILCENPLPDEIVPRRAVELIDFAHERNCIVYAPHPYDPLRLGVKDMIRKLEIDAIEIFNASAPPWSNKKAYKTAKEMGRTMLANSDAHVPDFIGSAYNIIEIENLRAEDVLEEIRKNRVIPVPGRPSLVAYIKDALHSIALRMNKNYPRELCSRSR, encoded by the coding sequence ATGAGGTTTAAAGCAGATCTTCAGATACATACAGTTTGTAGTGATGGTAAGTCTACTGGAGAGGATGTTGTAAGGCATGCACTTATAAAGGGTGTGAGAATCGTAGCTCCTACAGATCATAATACTTTCAAGGGTTATAAGATCGTTAGAGAAGCTGTTGAAAAGATCAACGCAAGCATGATAGTGATCGCTGGAAACGAAGTTAGAACAGACCTGGGAGAACTTATAATACTATGTGAGAATCCTCTCCCCGACGAGATAGTACCTAGAAGAGCTGTAGAACTCATCGATTTCGCGCATGAGAGAAATTGCATAGTCTACGCACCACACCCCTACGATCCTCTGAGACTTGGTGTGAAAGACATGATCAGAAAGCTTGAGATCGATGCTATAGAGATCTTCAACGCATCAGCACCTCCATGGTCTAATAAGAAGGCTTATAAAACAGCTAAGGAGATGGGGAGAACAATGCTGGCTAATAGCGATGCTCACGTGCCTGATTTCATAGGATCTGCTTATAATATCATTGAGATTGAAAATCTAAGAGCTGAGGATGTGCTAGAAGAGATAAGAAAGAATAGAGTGATACCAGTACCTGGAAGACCTTCTCTAGTAGCCTATATAAAAGACGCTCTACACAGCATAGCACTTAGAATGAATAAAAATTATCCGAGAGAACTCTGCTCTAGATCTCGCTAG
- a CDS encoding enoyl-CoA hydratase/isomerase family protein: MSLVKTERIDYIAWISMNRPEKGNALSTSLMREIIGAVKEVERDPSVRIVIFSGEGKFFSSGIDLSEISSASSPEDVERIFRVLAELFKTLLNLSKPLIIAINGDAYGGGAEMIWTGDVVLAVEDARLGWVESRWGLIPPALSGVGALVIGFARASLIALTSGVISAREAYQYGMISYLTTREKLRDDAIRIARSIISTSAPESIESIKNIMRNVKTGALLDLGVSELLRLSRSGDLIRRARDFIEKKQYPVY; the protein is encoded by the coding sequence TTGAGTCTTGTTAAGACTGAGAGAATAGATTACATAGCTTGGATCTCAATGAACAGACCTGAGAAAGGCAATGCACTCAGCACCAGTCTCATGAGAGAAATCATAGGAGCTGTGAAAGAGGTTGAGAGAGATCCTAGTGTGAGGATCGTGATATTCTCAGGCGAGGGTAAGTTCTTCTCGAGCGGTATAGACCTCTCCGAGATCTCCTCAGCATCAAGTCCTGAAGATGTTGAGAGAATATTTAGAGTACTTGCAGAGCTATTCAAAACCCTCTTGAACCTCTCAAAACCTCTCATCATAGCTATTAATGGAGATGCTTATGGAGGAGGTGCTGAGATGATCTGGACAGGAGATGTGGTTCTAGCTGTTGAAGATGCAAGACTCGGATGGGTTGAATCTAGATGGGGTCTAATACCTCCCGCACTCTCAGGAGTAGGAGCTCTCGTGATAGGTTTTGCAAGAGCATCTCTAATAGCTCTCACATCAGGAGTTATAAGTGCTAGAGAAGCCTATCAATACGGCATGATCTCTTATCTCACGACGAGAGAGAAGCTTAGAGATGATGCGATCAGGATCGCTAGAAGTATTATATCAACTAGTGCTCCAGAATCTATAGAATCCATAAAGAATATAATGAGAAATGTTAAAACAGGAGCACTCCTAGATCTAGGAGTATCAGAACTGCTGAGATTATCAAGATCAGGAGATCTTATTAGAAGAGCTAGAGATTTTATAGAGAAGAAACAATATCCAGTATACTAG
- a CDS encoding CBS domain-containing protein: MLGEKALDLIDIMLPVVSENIESWDAVLRLMRIRRYCMAVGRIISGRSVPVFRIRNLARDLFEKSEIESAVTEISRIDGIFRRTMAESSEDIVYTDPEIEAFSVISIMNDLSLECIPVARDENVLGVVSEISVIEELKRFIPLDISALDIATKDVETVDSEAPLEEVIGLMIQKGFRRIPVHDSERRIIGLVTMLDIVAEIADQYRVHGELKTLDMLSRPISRMRYLQKPVFIDLETSLREATEVLLRSGVGCVLAGSKESIVGIITERDIIRFLRKEIIRSID, from the coding sequence GTGCTCGGCGAAAAGGCTCTGGATCTCATAGATATAATGCTTCCAGTTGTTTCGGAGAACATAGAGTCATGGGATGCAGTGCTAAGACTTATGAGGATTAGAAGGTATTGTATGGCTGTGGGAAGGATTATATCTGGAAGAAGTGTTCCTGTGTTCAGGATTAGAAATCTCGCCAGAGATCTTTTCGAGAAAAGCGAGATCGAATCAGCTGTGACAGAGATAAGCAGGATCGATGGTATATTTAGAAGAACGATGGCAGAATCATCTGAAGACATAGTATACACAGATCCCGAGATAGAAGCGTTCTCAGTAATCAGTATAATGAATGATCTATCTTTAGAATGTATACCAGTAGCAAGAGATGAAAATGTTCTAGGAGTAGTGTCAGAGATTTCAGTAATAGAAGAACTGAAGAGGTTCATACCTCTAGATATTTCCGCACTAGATATAGCCACGAAAGATGTTGAGACAGTAGATTCAGAAGCACCATTAGAAGAAGTGATAGGACTGATGATTCAGAAAGGATTTAGAAGAATTCCTGTTCATGATTCCGAGAGAAGAATTATAGGACTTGTGACAATGCTTGATATAGTAGCAGAGATAGCAGATCAATATAGGGTACATGGAGAGCTAAAAACACTAGACATGCTCTCCAGACCTATATCTCGGATGAGATATCTTCAAAAACCTGTATTCATAGATCTAGAGACATCTCTGAGAGAAGCTACCGAGGTCTTGCTAAGAAGCGGTGTCGGATGCGTTCTCGCAGGATCTAAGGAGAGTATTGTAGGGATAATCACAGAGAGAGATATAATAAGATTTCTAAGAAAAGAGATTATAAGATCCATTGATTGA
- a CDS encoding HAD-IA family hydrolase, giving the protein MIKIVTFDVYGTLVDWRYSIGSFLSRYVSRDSIEEYFECDFYEVRSYKPYKEVLRTCLRRVMERRGLSYSDFLGEAFIRNFARSPPFPDTIYGLIMLRNSGFKTGVISNTDRDLIDVTLHGFRDLFDYIITAEDLKIYKPDPRAFRRALDIIGLDPEYVLHVSAYPQYDLVPASSINIRSVHVNRYGYDWKPEIRSLDELVSYIKSLK; this is encoded by the coding sequence TTGATTAAAATCGTGACATTCGATGTATATGGTACTCTTGTTGATTGGAGGTATTCCATAGGATCTTTTCTCAGCAGATATGTTTCGAGAGATTCTATTGAAGAATACTTCGAATGCGACTTCTACGAAGTGAGATCCTATAAACCGTATAAAGAAGTGCTTAGAACATGTCTTAGAAGAGTTATGGAGAGAAGAGGTCTTAGCTACAGTGATTTTCTTGGAGAAGCTTTTATAAGAAACTTCGCTAGATCTCCTCCCTTCCCAGACACTATCTATGGACTTATAATGCTCAGAAACTCAGGTTTTAAAACAGGTGTTATATCTAACACAGACAGAGATCTTATTGATGTGACTTTACATGGTTTCAGAGATCTCTTCGACTATATCATCACAGCCGAGGATTTAAAGATCTACAAACCTGATCCGAGGGCTTTTAGAAGAGCTCTCGATATCATAGGTCTAGACCCCGAGTATGTTCTTCACGTGTCAGCATACCCTCAATATGATCTGGTTCCGGCGAGTAGTATCAATATTAGAAGTGTTCATGTGAATAGATATGGATATGATTGGAAGCCTGAGATCAGATCCTTAGACGAGCTTGTGAGTTATATAAAGTCTTTAAAATAG
- a CDS encoding ABC transporter ATP-binding protein — MISIENVSKSFGGFKALDRVSFNVRNGEIVGFVGLNGAGKTTTIRIAAGVLPPDSGDVIVDGYSVTKDKKKVSERIGWIPEIPLFERDFKALDYFIYIAGFHGYSRSEALRLGRELMSRFGLEDAMNRKIGQYSQGMRKRFALALSMISNPPNFLFDEVLNGLDPQGIVFFRQLAQEFKKEGKAVLFSSHILSEVEGIADRVVFIHRGRIIADMSIDEIRSRVGSREHGALEEFFFKLIGER; from the coding sequence ATGATCTCCATCGAAAATGTTTCGAAGAGTTTCGGAGGCTTTAAAGCTCTTGATAGAGTGTCTTTCAATGTGAGAAATGGAGAGATAGTAGGTTTTGTAGGTCTCAACGGTGCTGGTAAGACCACTACTATTAGAATAGCTGCTGGAGTGCTTCCACCTGATTCCGGAGATGTAATTGTTGACGGCTACTCTGTTACTAAGGATAAGAAGAAGGTTTCTGAGAGGATCGGGTGGATTCCTGAGATACCTTTATTTGAAAGAGATTTCAAAGCATTAGACTACTTCATATACATAGCAGGATTTCACGGCTACTCAAGGTCTGAAGCCTTAAGACTCGGTAGAGAGCTTATGAGCAGGTTCGGACTTGAAGATGCTATGAATAGAAAGATTGGTCAGTATTCCCAGGGTATGAGAAAGAGATTTGCACTAGCTCTGAGCATGATAAGTAATCCTCCTAATTTCCTCTTCGACGAAGTTCTCAACGGTCTGGATCCTCAGGGTATTGTATTCTTCAGACAGCTGGCTCAGGAATTTAAGAAAGAGGGTAAAGCGGTTTTATTCTCTTCTCATATACTCTCGGAGGTTGAGGGTATTGCTGATAGAGTTGTATTCATACATAGGGGGAGGATTATAGCTGATATGAGTATTGATGAGATAAGAAGTAGAGTTGGTAGTAGAGAGCATGGAGCTCTAGAAGAGTTCTTCTTCAAACTCATAGGTGAGAGATGA
- a CDS encoding FAD-dependent oxidoreductase yields the protein MVEKYDVVIVGAGIAGSSAAYYLARKGYKVIVLEKAHVPGQRNSSGGVIYTSYIEGYGLKDLIPELYSEAPLERRIKDYKLWILSKPDKSNGHRYRFLDLSETFLDRMIHGEAEKSEGYSVLRSRFDRWLASKVIEAGGIVVTDATGESLIRENGRIVGVRTYKEEIYGDLVIDASGVTSTLVIEAGLRGYLEPEHVYHGIKHVYELGESEIEERFKLGKGEGVAIAIMGDFMYGSKGGGFIYTNKNTISIGLVLEMSSMLKALEKHRDSIGKPLDMLEEMESHPEIARLIEGGKLVEYSAHNIPKGSKIYLRKPYTSGFIAVGDALGAFVKIGAMIDGMRRAVATGIMAAKTFEIARSRGLFTEAALSVYQDLLRPITRDIERYKRQSILSESSLLYGYGYKIMLKIMGRERIFRGDIRRASGDAIKKVQERINILKYNENKEYIHIDVDYENANRDPRKLWVSACPMNCYTLVVEGKGVFASYKDLYLFNLEQSRLRKSGDRGSAMRETLKDISMGKLRFDHVSCVECGTCWFIGPPNIIRFHHQRDGKGVKYQYG from the coding sequence TTGGTTGAGAAATATGATGTAGTGATCGTAGGAGCGGGAATCGCAGGTTCTTCAGCTGCGTATTACCTGGCTAGGAAGGGTTATAAGGTTATAGTTCTAGAGAAAGCTCACGTACCTGGTCAGAGGAATTCTAGTGGTGGTGTTATATACACGTCATATATAGAAGGTTATGGTCTTAAAGATCTCATACCAGAACTATATAGTGAAGCACCTCTGGAGAGAAGGATCAAAGACTATAAACTCTGGATCCTATCAAAACCTGATAAGAGTAATGGACATAGATATAGGTTTCTAGATCTCTCAGAAACTTTTCTAGATAGAATGATCCATGGAGAAGCTGAGAAGAGCGAAGGCTATTCAGTACTGAGATCCAGATTTGATAGATGGCTTGCATCTAAAGTCATAGAGGCTGGAGGTATAGTGGTTACGGATGCTACTGGAGAGAGTCTTATAAGAGAGAATGGAAGAATCGTTGGCGTGAGAACTTATAAAGAGGAGATCTACGGAGATCTCGTGATCGATGCTAGCGGTGTCACAAGCACTCTAGTTATAGAAGCAGGATTAAGAGGATATCTAGAGCCTGAGCATGTATACCACGGAATCAAGCATGTTTACGAGTTGGGAGAGAGCGAGATAGAAGAGAGATTCAAACTAGGTAAGGGCGAGGGTGTTGCCATAGCTATCATGGGAGATTTCATGTATGGGAGCAAGGGTGGAGGTTTTATCTATACTAATAAGAACACTATATCTATAGGACTTGTTCTAGAGATGAGTTCAATGCTCAAAGCTCTTGAAAAGCATAGAGACTCTATCGGTAAACCACTTGACATGCTCGAAGAGATGGAAAGCCATCCTGAGATAGCCAGGCTTATCGAAGGTGGCAAGCTTGTTGAATACTCAGCTCATAATATCCCTAAGGGTTCGAAGATCTATCTTAGAAAGCCTTATACGAGCGGATTTATAGCAGTTGGAGATGCTCTAGGAGCTTTTGTGAAGATCGGTGCAATGATAGATGGTATGAGAAGAGCTGTCGCCACGGGTATTATGGCTGCTAAGACTTTTGAAATAGCAAGATCTAGAGGATTATTCACGGAGGCTGCTCTCTCCGTATATCAGGATCTCCTCAGACCTATTACCAGAGATATAGAGAGATATAAGAGGCAGAGCATATTATCTGAGAGCTCTCTTCTCTACGGCTATGGGTATAAGATCATGCTGAAGATCATGGGTAGAGAAAGGATCTTTAGAGGAGATATTAGAAGAGCTTCTGGAGATGCTATTAAGAAGGTTCAGGAGAGAATTAATATTCTAAAGTATAATGAGAATAAAGAATACATCCATATCGATGTGGATTATGAGAATGCTAACAGAGATCCTAGAAAGCTATGGGTTTCAGCATGCCCCATGAACTGTTATACACTGGTTGTAGAAGGTAAAGGAGTATTCGCATCATATAAAGATCTATATTTATTCAATCTAGAACAGAGCAGACTCAGGAAGAGTGGAGACAGGGGTAGCGCTATGAGAGAGACTTTGAAAGATATAAGCATGGGAAAGCTTAGATTCGATCATGTTTCATGCGTGGAGTGCGGCACATGCTGGTTTATAGGTCCTCCTAATATTATAAGATTCCATCATCAGAGAGATGGAAAAGGTGTTAAATATCAGTACGGCTGA
- a CDS encoding DNA primase small subunit domain-containing protein has protein sequence MSLQEKISAVERLFSEYYSRAPLILPEDLEFREFAYQPFRSQSYVRHLSFRTRDEVIDFFTRNPPLHLYYSSATYLHPAVEDMDAKGWRGSDLLFDIDADHIEKCVRSGWIRRLRICPECGVVSENPSEECPQCSGETIDLVEPECLSEAARITRDLVDVLIEEIGVSRNSLEVYFSGNRGFHVRVFDERFRELGRDERRIIAEYVLAKDYNIRENIDPDLIILPPRISDGGIRSRIARRILRIIEDEDIRRYILSSGSEGLDIIRRIDRNKLRDLEKLYNEYAGIPIDTMVTIDISRLVRIPNSINGKSGLITKKIDLSELENFTPESEKLSPFKDLRIIIEIRYRIPRIRFLERTLEVRSQALYEVPGDLGVFLELKGLGRIRKVI, from the coding sequence ATGTCGCTCCAAGAGAAGATTAGTGCTGTGGAAAGACTGTTCTCGGAATATTATTCAAGAGCTCCTCTCATACTTCCAGAAGATCTTGAGTTCAGAGAATTTGCATACCAGCCATTCAGATCTCAGTCTTATGTGAGACATCTCTCTTTTAGAACACGCGATGAAGTTATAGATTTCTTCACTAGAAATCCACCGCTACATCTCTACTATTCATCAGCAACATATCTTCATCCGGCTGTAGAGGATATGGATGCAAAAGGTTGGAGAGGTTCAGATCTTCTCTTTGATATAGATGCGGATCATATTGAGAAATGCGTTAGAAGTGGGTGGATTAGAAGACTTAGAATATGCCCTGAATGCGGTGTAGTATCTGAAAATCCTTCTGAGGAATGTCCTCAGTGTTCTGGAGAAACTATAGATCTTGTAGAACCAGAGTGTCTTTCAGAAGCTGCTAGAATAACTAGGGATCTTGTTGATGTGCTTATAGAGGAAATTGGTGTCAGCAGAAACTCTCTAGAGGTGTACTTCTCAGGAAACAGAGGTTTTCATGTGAGGGTTTTTGATGAGAGATTTAGAGAGCTTGGAAGAGATGAGAGAAGGATCATTGCCGAATATGTTCTAGCTAAAGATTACAATATTAGGGAAAATATAGATCCAGATCTTATCATTCTACCACCAAGAATCTCTGATGGAGGGATTAGAAGTAGAATTGCGAGAAGGATCCTAAGAATCATAGAAGATGAGGATATAAGAAGATACATACTTTCATCAGGTTCCGAAGGCTTGGATATAATAAGACGGATTGATAGAAACAAGCTTAGAGACCTTGAGAAACTCTACAACGAATATGCTGGAATACCTATTGATACGATGGTCACGATAGATATATCAAGACTCGTGAGAATACCCAACTCTATAAATGGCAAATCAGGGCTTATCACAAAGAAAATAGATTTGAGCGAGCTGGAGAATTTCACACCAGAATCAGAGAAACTATCACCATTTAAAGATCTCAGGATTATAATCGAGATAAGATATAGAATACCTAGAATAAGATTTTTAGAACGCACACTCGAAGTAAGATCACAAGCCTTATACGAGGTGCCAGGAGACCTAGGAGTTTTCTTAGAACTGAAAGGTTTGGGTAGAATAAGAAAAGTTATATAG